Within the Sulfitobacter sp. JL08 genome, the region ACCGACCGGTAGCCGGTGAACGTCTGTATCTGGCCGCGCAAGCGCACGCCAAAACGTACGGTATAGGTCGCGTTACACACCCTGATTTTTTCTTCAAGGCCGGGCGGCAGGTCCATCAGCGCAACCGCACGGTTGAACATCAGGTCAACGCTCTCGCGAAAACTCGGCTCTGTCTTGGCACTCATGTCATTCATTATTCTCTCCCGTTGGGTGCAGAACGCGACTCGCCCTGTCATTGCTTATCTTCCCCACACCCTAAGACGAACCCATATAAAAGTGCCAATTTTTTATGCATTTTAAGAAAAACTGGGCCGCACAGCCAGATTGCGGCAAAATTGTGGCGCATCTTTTCCCATGCAGAAACAATACATCCCTGCTGTCTGAATCATCACATCTCAGGCGCCCAAATCTTCGGATTTTATCGGAAAACCGCCCAACTTTGGACACTTTTGTCTGCCACTAAGATGATCGAAGGAATGGGTTTAGATGGTTTGCGACTTTGTTTGGTGAGTTGAAAAAGGTGACAGTGATGGAAAACAATACCCTGAGCCAGAAAGGCTCTGTGACGGATGCTGTATCTGGCAGCTCCGACAGGCCGTTCAATCGCAAGATGCGCCGGATCATCACGCGGTTCTGCCGCGACGAGGACGGCGTTATCACGATTTTCGCCGTTTACATGCTGCTGCTGATCGTTGCCATTGGCGGCTTTGGCGTCAACCTTATGCACAACGAAATGGTGCGCACGAAGGTGCAATCCACGCTGGACCGCGCAATTCTGGCCGCCGCCGATCTGGAACAAACTCTTCCCGCTGATGAAGTGGTCGAGGATTATTTTGCCAAGGCCGGCATGTCGCAATATCTGGAAGGTGTGCAGGTCACTCCGGGCCCGGCTCTTCCTACCACCTATTTCCGCATCGTCAAAGCAACAGCGCGGACCTAAACGCCATTCCTTTACATGCCGTGGGATTACTATCGCGGCATCACCAGAACGCTGCCGGTGGTCGCGTCCGGTCAGGCCGAAGAAGTCATCAACAACGTGGAAATTTCGCTGGTTCTTGACGTTTCCGGTTCGATGAATAGCAACAGCCGCCTCTACAATCTCAAGATCGCGGCCAAGGAATTCATTGACCAGATGCTTGACAACAGCCGCGACGACAGGCTGTCGATCTCGATCATCCCCTACGCTACCCAGGTGTCGTTGCCCAACGAAATGATTGCAGAATTCAACGCACAGGGAACCAACCCCTATTCGAACTGCATCAACTTCAGCGGTTCTGACTTCAACGACAGGGCTGTTTCGACAACGGCGCCGTTCCAGCGCACCATGCATTTCGACCCCTGGAGTAGTAATGACGGACGTGATGACGATCCGGTCAATCTGGTGTCCCGCCCGGTTTGCGAAGACCGGGATTCACGCGAAATCCTGATGCTGACCGATGATCGCCAGAAACTGAAAGACTATATCGACGACCTGTCTGCCCGCGGCAACACATCGATCGATCTGGGGATGAAATGGGGCACGGCCCTTTTGGATCCGGCCATGCGACCGGTTGTGAATAAAATGATCGGGCACGGCGAGGTACCCTCACGCTTTAGCCTGCGCCCCTTTGCCTATGACGATCTGGAAACGCTGAAAGTTGTGGTGTTGATGACCGACGGGCAGAACACCAGCCAATATTACATCGAAGACGATCACCGCTCTGGTGAATCCGATGTGTACTGGAATGAACAGACCGAAGAATACTCGATCTGGAACAAACGCAACGGCGATGGCAACGATGGCCTGTTCTACTGGGTCAACAACAACCTATGGCGCGATCATCCCAAAGGCAACGGCCACTGGGATGGCGGCAAGGAAGGCCTGCGCGGCTATCCCAACGATCTTGACGGTGACGGCATCGAAAACGAATATTTCTGCTACGAGGTGCCAAATCAAGACGACAATGAAAGCGGCACAGCTGTCAACTTGTCCTATCCGGAACTGTGGGCCTACACCTCGATCCGCTACAACACGGAAAAGAACTATTACCCGTGGATGAACGACAGCGAGGCCCGCAGCCAGTGGCGCTATGGGGTATATGACACTGTTGGTTCGGGCACCAAAGACAACCGGACCAAGGCCATTTGCGACGCCGCAAAAACAGAGCAGATTGTTGTCTACACCATCGGCTTCGAAGCGCCGTCCGGCGGGGTTTCGGTCCTTAAGGACTGCGCCAGTTCGCCCAGCCACTTCTTTGACGTGGACGGCCTTGAAATCTCGAACGCGTTCAAATCCATCGCGCAGCAGATCACACAGCTGAGGCTGACCCAATGACCCGCGCAATGTCCAGATTTCTGCGCCGGTTTCGCAAGGACGAAGGCGGCCAGCTCGCGATTGAATTCGTGATCATGGTGCCCCTGTTGTTCACCGTGTTCCTGACATCGGTTGAACTGGGTATCTATTCGATGCGCCAGATGTGGTTGGATCGTGGCCTGGACATGACCGTGCGGCTGGTCCGTTTGAACACGGGTCAGGTGCCCGATCACGACGATCTGAAAGACATGATCTGCGAACGTGCCGGCTTTATCCCCGATTGCGCCACCAGTCTGAAACTTGAAATGCGTCGCGTTGACCCGCGCAATTTCGTCGCGCTAAGCCAGACAGCGGATTGTCACGATAAATCACAGCCTGTGCTGCCGGAAAACGCGCCCACCTATATCACAGGTCA harbors:
- a CDS encoding TadE/TadG family type IV pilus assembly protein, which produces MSRFLRRFRKDEGGQLAIEFVIMVPLLFTVFLTSVELGIYSMRQMWLDRGLDMTVRLVRLNTGQVPDHDDLKDMICERAGFIPDCATSLKLEMRRVDPRNFVALSQTADCHDKSQPVLPENAPTYITGQEHDLMVLRACVTFDPLFPTTGLGFDFAQSANGAGQAQMTAMSAFVQEPGN
- a CDS encoding TadE/TadG family type IV pilus assembly protein translates to MENNTLSQKGSVTDAVSGSSDRPFNRKMRRIITRFCRDEDGVITIFAVYMLLLIVAIGGFGVNLMHNEMVRTKVQSTLDRAILAAADLEQTLPADEVVEDYFAKAGMSQYLEGVQVTPGPALPTTYFRIVKATART
- a CDS encoding VWA domain-containing protein; this encodes MPWDYYRGITRTLPVVASGQAEEVINNVEISLVLDVSGSMNSNSRLYNLKIAAKEFIDQMLDNSRDDRLSISIIPYATQVSLPNEMIAEFNAQGTNPYSNCINFSGSDFNDRAVSTTAPFQRTMHFDPWSSNDGRDDDPVNLVSRPVCEDRDSREILMLTDDRQKLKDYIDDLSARGNTSIDLGMKWGTALLDPAMRPVVNKMIGHGEVPSRFSLRPFAYDDLETLKVVVLMTDGQNTSQYYIEDDHRSGESDVYWNEQTEEYSIWNKRNGDGNDGLFYWVNNNLWRDHPKGNGHWDGGKEGLRGYPNDLDGDGIENEYFCYEVPNQDDNESGTAVNLSYPELWAYTSIRYNTEKNYYPWMNDSEARSQWRYGVYDTVGSGTKDNRTKAICDAAKTEQIVVYTIGFEAPSGGVSVLKDCASSPSHFFDVDGLEISNAFKSIAQQITQLRLTQ